The Kocuria turfanensis genome contains the following window.
CCCGGCGTCGGGGTCCGGACGGGTGCCCGGGGCGAGGTGGAGCGGGAAGTCGGGCACGTCGTCCCCGACCCACCGGTCCTGCTCCTCGTCCCACCACACGAGCTTCTTGCGCTCGCTCCAGGGCCGGCCCTCGGGGTCGGCCGAGGCGCGGTTGTAGAGCAGGCGGCGGTTGGCCGGCCACGCCCAGCCCCACTCCAGCGCGGCGGCGTCCTGCTCCTGGCCGGGCCGGCGCAGGGCGGCGCGGTTGACGCCGTCGGCGTAGACCCCGGTGTAGATCCAGCAGCCGCCGGAGGTCGAGCCGTCCGCGCGCATCTCGGTGTACGACGACAGCGGTCTCCCGGCGTCCGGGCCGGTGAGGTGACGGCCGTTGATCTCGGCCAGCACCGCCTCGGGGTCCGGCTCGCCGTGCTCGTCCACGGGGTAGTCCCAGGTGAGATCCAGCAGCGGGCGGTCGCGCTCGTCGTCGGAGCCGGCCAGCTGCTCCCGGATCCGCCGGCCCAGCTCGAAGAAGAACTGCAGCTCGCTCTGGCACTCGCCCGGCGGCGCCACGGCCTGGTGGCGCCACTGCAGCAGCCGCTGGGTCTGGGTGAACGTGCCCGACTTCTCCACGTGCGTGGCCGCGGGCAGGAAGAACACCTCGGTCTCGATGTCCTCGGTGCGCAGCTCGCCCGAGGCGATCTCCGGGCCGTCCTTCCACCAGGTCGCCGACTCGATGAGGTTGAGGTCGCGCACCACCAGCCACTTGAGGTGCGACATGGCCATCCGCTGCATCCGTCCGTTGGAGGAGCCCACCGCGGGGTTCTGGCCGAGCAGGAAGTAGCCGTCCACCTCGTCCTCGAGCATCTTCGTCAGCGTCTGGAAGGTGCCGTGGGCGCCGGTGAGGCGCGGGAGGTAGTCGTAGGCCCAGTCGTTGTCCGCGGTCGCGGCGTCCCCCCACCAGGCCTTGAGCAGGCTGGTCGTGTAGGCGTCGGCCTCGGCCCAGTAGCCCTTCTGCTTCTTCGACGCGATCGCGGCCAGGTAGTCCTCGAACGTGTCGTGGGTGCCGGCCACCGGCATCGGCAGGTAGCCGGGCAGCAGGTTGAACAGCGTGGGGATGTCGGTCGAGCCCTGGATGCTGGCGTGCCCGCGCAGGGCCATGATGCCCCCGCCGGGGCGGCCCATGTTGCCCAGCAGCAGCTGCAGGATCGAGGCGGTGCGGATGAACTGCGCGCCCAGACTGTGCTGGGTCCAGCCGACGGCGTAGGCGAAGCAGGTGGTCCGATCGCGCCCGGAGTTCTCGGTGACGGAGCGGGCCAGGTACGCGAAGTCCTCCGGGGAGATGCCGCACACCTCCTGCACCATCTCGGGGGTGTAGCGCGCGAAGTGCCGCTTGAGGATCTGGAACACCGTCCGGGGATCCTGCAGGGTGTCGTCGCGCTGCATGCGGGCGTGCTCCATGGGGGCGCCGCCGCTGCCGAGCTGCTGGCCGGCGGCCTCTTCCACGGCCTCTTCCGCGTCCTCGGCCCCGTCCTCGGGGTCGCCCTCGGGCGCGTCCACCTTGCCGTCGTCGTTCCCGGAGCCGTCCTCGTTCTCGGCGTAGGCCCACGTGGACATGTCGTACTGGCCGGTCCCGGGGTCGAACCCGGAGAACAGCCCGTCGAGGTCCTCGGCGTCCCGGTAGTCCTCGTTCACGATCGTGGCCGCGTTGGTGTACGCCCGCACGTACTCCTCGAACCACAGGTCGTGGGCGAGCACGTGGTTGATCAGCGCGCCGAGCAGGACGATGTCCGAGCCGGCCCGGATCGGGACGTGCTTGTCAGCGACGGCCGAGGTGCGGGTGAAGCGCGGGTCGACGTGGATGATCCGGGCGCCGCGCGCCTTGGCCTCCGTGACCCACTGGTAGCCCACGGGAT
Protein-coding sequences here:
- the fdh gene encoding formate dehydrogenase → MARFSPLEWPVVRQLRSGDLLGRGPAVTSERTREKAPRTSTADRVVQSVCPYCAVGCGQRVFVKDEKVVQIEGDPDSPISRGRLCPKGSASEQLVNAPGRQTRVLYRAPRATEWQHLDLDTAVDMITDRVLEARRSGWQDADEQGRPLRRTMGLAALGGATLDNEENYLIKKLFTAAGAIQIENQARIUHSATVPGLGASFGRGGATQSLQDMANADCIVIQGSNMAECHPVGYQWVTEAKARGARIIHVDPRFTRTSAVADKHVPIRAGSDIVLLGALINHVLAHDLWFEEYVRAYTNAATIVNEDYRDAEDLDGLFSGFDPGTGQYDMSTWAYAENEDGSGNDDGKVDAPEGDPEDGAEDAEEAVEEAAGQQLGSGGAPMEHARMQRDDTLQDPRTVFQILKRHFARYTPEMVQEVCGISPEDFAYLARSVTENSGRDRTTCFAYAVGWTQHSLGAQFIRTASILQLLLGNMGRPGGGIMALRGHASIQGSTDIPTLFNLLPGYLPMPVAGTHDTFEDYLAAIASKKQKGYWAEADAYTTSLLKAWWGDAATADNDWAYDYLPRLTGAHGTFQTLTKMLEDEVDGYFLLGQNPAVGSSNGRMQRMAMSHLKWLVVRDLNLIESATWWKDGPEIASGELRTEDIETEVFFLPAATHVEKSGTFTQTQRLLQWRHQAVAPPGECQSELQFFFELGRRIREQLAGSDDERDRPLLDLTWDYPVDEHGEPDPEAVLAEINGRHLTGPDAGRPLSSYTEMRADGSTSGGCWIYTGVYADGVNRAALRRPGQEQDAAALEWGWAWPANRRLLYNRASADPEGRPWSERKKLVWWDEEQDRWVGDDVPDFPLHLAPGTRPDPDAGGAAALAGDDPFIMQADGKGWLYAPKGVLDGPLPTHYEPQESPVDNALYTQQRNPSRVLFARPDNLSAPSAGEPGADVYPYVFTTYRLTEHHTAGGMSRWLPYLSELQPEMFCEVSPELAAECGLEPYGWATIVSPRAAIEARVLVTDRMTPLVVRGRTVHQIGLPYHWGVGDDAVVSGDSANDLLGLTLEPNVQIQDSKVGSCHIRPGRRPQGAALLELVADYQARAGATVATGNTRVDPPTDPSTEPLREN